The following proteins come from a genomic window of Zingiber officinale cultivar Zhangliang unplaced genomic scaffold, Zo_v1.1 ctg206, whole genome shotgun sequence:
- the LOC122036761 gene encoding tRNA dimethylallyltransferase 2-like — translation MADTNGAPLPTEEEAMVDPDEHIPFAGNRTDEGVKSKNKVVVVMGATGAGKSRLAIDLASHLSGVEIVNADSMQVYRGLDVLTNKVPVPERNGVPHHLLGCIDPSVGFTSRDFRDLAIPIIDDVLLREGLPVVVGGTNYYIQALVSPFLADDLVEDVAACSRDEPRENCGIDKIASFERLKEVDPVAANRIHPNDHRKIKRYLDLYESSGVRPSNLFQGKNAEKWGRADNSRYNCCFVWVDVSLPILDRYVEQRVDSMLDSGLLNEVCGIYNQNTDYTQGLYQAIGVHEFGMFFKSYFSIKESTEVPWPYFSEIGDMNGDVLKNLLAEAIEKLKSNTCKLVRRQKRRLNQLKSVFGWNFHHVDATEAFTCNSGDLWKTTVVEPCAKIVRNFLEEPGSLTNNKKLGHFEQKGPVLRDLWTQYICEACGNQVLRGVHEWEQHKQGRRHRKRLFGLKKQFYITQQVRTVP, via the exons ATGGCGGACACGAACGGAGCCCCTTTGCCGACGGAGGAGGAGGCGATGGTCGATCCCGACGAGCACATCCCATTCGCCGGCAATCGCACAGACGAAGGTGTGAAAAGCAAGAACAAGGTGGTGGTTGTGATGGGAGCGACTGGGGCAGGGAAGTCGCGCCTGGCCATCGATCTCGCCTCACACTTATCCGGCGTGGAGATCGTCAACGCCGACTCTATGCAAGTCTATCGAGGCCTCGACGTCCTCACTAACAAAGTTCCCGTCCCTGAACGCAATG GAGTTCCGCATCATCTGCTAGGTTGTATTGATCCGTCTGTTGGTTTCACTTCCAGAGATTTCCGTGATCTGGCGATTCCA ATTATAGATGACGTTCTGTTACGTGAGGGCCTCCCGGTTGTCGTTGGGGGTACGAATTACTACATCCAG GCTCTTGTGAGCCCATTCCTTGCGGATGATCTAGTGGAAGATGTGGCAGCATGCTCACGGGATGAACCTCGAG AAAACTGTGGAATTGATAAAATTGCTAGCTTTGAGCGGCTGAAGGAGGTTGATCCAGTTGCTGCGAACAGGATCCATCCAAATGACCACAGAAAA ATAAAACGTTATTTGGACTTGTATGAAAGCTCTGGTGTCCGGCCTAGTAATCTTTTTCAGGGAAAGAATGCTGAG AAGTGGGGACGTGCTGATAATTCTAGATATAATTGTTGTTTTGTATGGGTGGATGTTTCTCTACCTATACTGGATAGATATGTGGAACAAAGAGTTGACTCCATGCTTGATTCTGGACTGCTGAATGAAGTCTGTGGTATCTACAATCAAAACACAGATTATACCCAAGGCTTATATCAGGCTATTGGTGTCCATGAATTTGGGATGTTTTTTAAAAGCTACTTCTCCATTAAAGAGTCAACTGAGGTCCCATGGCCATATTTCTCAGAGATTGGTGATATGAATGGTGACGTGTTGAAAAACTTGTTAGCTGAAGCCATAGAGAAGTTAAAATCCAACACATGCAAACTTGTTCGCCGCCAA AAACGACGGCTTAATCAATTGAAGTCAGTTTTTGGATGGAACTTTCACCATGTTGATGCAACAGAAGCTTTTACCT GCAACTCGGGTGATCTATGGAAGACGACAGTAGTTGAACCTTGTGCAAAAATTGTGAGAAATTTTTTGGAGGAACCGGGTTCTTTGACCAACAATAAAAAGCTGGGGCATTTCGAGCAAAAGGGTCCAGTTTTAAGGGACTTGTGGACCCAATATATATGTGAG GCGTGTGGCAATCAGGTTTTGCGAGGAGTACATGAATGGGAGCAACATAAGCAAGGTCGTAGGCATAGAAAAAGATTGTTTGGCCTGAAGAAGCAATTCTATATCACCCAACAAGTTAGAACGGTGCCTTAG
- the LOC122036759 gene encoding uncharacterized protein LOC122036759, producing the protein MGVATRLGHPNLIGEQAKELEMEAPGIDTVIQGSIADGDMNGVVGYGQGRHYGPVLHDVKPTHEACAPGLQMNLIDGNDPVGKSSFMDFAQLVSKDDSVSHHACFNTSMESVTKGDQNLNVCRQELMPKRKRGRPRKLLVMQNPIDSEIAAGADRVTGNHSLTVSEHEPIASGMRGRPRKSTYKGDSLSSVATPHVNIEISSIAMGVDKENITAKRKRGRPKKLIDAEDVNSEVSASVATNAGGSSLMETEQTLTAKRKRGRPKKLIDAEDANSGISASAATNAGDSSLMETEQKLNAKRKRGRPPKLINIQNVVSSDVAPNVGIETSNMSSMSLEQELIVNKKRGRPRLSFVEDNERVVYQCSFQDGDSFASADLVWGEVRMHQQCPGQIFHSSTASDLQKMDHHPVACFQDKTFARCDESQLKHFQTHLSQMEKQSCTDGFETTMNTAIEDVSRHVVLGSTCQCFIDEASAGLKKPRIENSGIQVGKCCYNIDKACIVSSFEPLNLLHYIQALACSPYARFDRLELGICKSQLKSFYHSKGYSELPVFVHGEGLVDNIEDSPSNKRNSSEESADPSTLISLAATSWMGKSTTMKSSFRREKLNIVQCRKRTEFMDKRDHYDARFDVSSHGNSEVAVLDSKLEKRNDKNLGDLIISYSRSNPARQPEVLIKSVTNEYSTPTEMLGQLYISASNPLEEYSFLPTIVTFFADFRSWVVSVLSAEEKNTDKLAVKWDMRKSINVSSENMSAFMQDSYWSDIIVSCEEELASGWKITNESQRMQQRERHGHEPSFSLPFTSIPYSRPHLQYGSSNQNDMHKMDVQKMNERVLEDGPRYGNNLQVSEDGKPTSNLMKVADEFIPTALILSFHEADDIPAETDLVRIFGQYGPLMEADTEVKRSDKHAKVVFKRRSDAEAALCSAGKYSFFGPTLVSYRLRAL; encoded by the coding sequence ATGGGAGTTGCAACAAGGCTCGGCCATCCTAATCTCATTGGTGAACAAGCGAAGGAATTGGAGATGGAAGCCCCGGGCATCGATACAGTGATACAAGGTAGCATAGCTGACGGAGACATGAATGGGGTAGTTGGATATGGACAGGGGCGACATTATGGCCCTGTTCTTCACGATGTGAAGCCAACGCACGAGGCTTGTGCACCTGGCCTGCAAATGAATCTTATTGACGGGAATGACCCTGTAGGTAAAAGTAGTTTTATGGATTTTGCACAGTTGGTGAGCAAAGATGATAGTGTCAGTCATCATGCTTGTTTTAATACTAGTATGGAGTCAGTCACCAAGGGTGATCAAAATTTGAATGTCTGTAGACAAGAACTGATGcctaagaggaagagaggaaggccTCGGAAATTATTAGTTATGCAAAATCCTATTGATTCAGAGATTGCCGCTGGTGCTGATAGAGTGACAGGCAACCATTCTTTAACAGTAAGCGAACATGAACCTATAGCAAGCGGAATGAGGGGGCGGCCTAGGAAATCCACTTATAAAGGAGATTCTTTGAGTTCTGTTGCCACCCCCCATGTTAATATAGAGATTAGTAGCATTGCTATGGGAgtagacaaagaaaatataacagcaaagaggaagaggggaagaccTAAGAAGTTGATAGATGCAGAAGATGTTAACTCAGAGGTTTCAGCTTCTGTTGCTACAAACGCAGGTGGCAGTTCTCTGATGGAAACTGAGCAAACATTGACTGCAAAGAGAAAGAGGGGAAGGCCTAAGAAGTTGATAGATGCAGAAGATGCTAATTCAGGGATTTCAGCTTCTGCTGCTACAAATGCAGGTGACAGTTCTCTGATGGAAACTGAACAAAAATTGAATGCAAAAAGAAAGAGGGGAAGACCGCCAAAATTGATAAATATACAAAATGTTGTAAGCTCAGATGTTGCACCAAATGTTGGTATTGAGACAAGTAACATGTCTTCAATGTCACTGGAACAAGAATTGATTGTAAATAAAAAAAGGGGAAGGCCTCGGCTTTCTTTTGTGGAGGATAATGAGCGTGTTGTGTATCAGTGTTCCTTTCAGGATGGGGATAGTTTTGCTTCTGCTGATTTGGTGTGGGGTGAAGTGAGGATGCACCAGCAGTGTCCTGGTCAGATATTTCATTCCTCCACTGCATCAGACCTTCAGAAGATGGATCATCATCCGGTTGCTTGTTTTCAAGATAAAACATTTGCCCGGTGTGATGAGTCACAATTGAAGCACTTCCAGACACACTTATCACAAATGGAGAAGCAAAGCTGTACAGATGGATTTGAAACTACCATGAATACCGCAATTGAAGACGTGTCAAGGCATGTTGTGTTGGGGTCAACATGCCAGTGTTTCATTGATGAAGCTTCTGCAGGCCTCAAGAAACCAAGGATTGAGAATTCAGGGATACAAGTTGGGAAATGTTGCTACAACATTGACAAGGCATGTATTGTTAGCTCTTTTGAACCTCTTAATCTTCTCCACTATATCCAAGCACTAGCATGTTCCCCATATGCAAGGTTTGATAGATTAGAACTTGGGATATGCAAGTCACAGTTGAAGTCCTTTTATCACTCAAAAGGATATTCTGAACTTCCTGTATTTGTTCATGGTGAAGGATTGGTTGATAATATTGAGGATTCGCCTTCTAATAAGAGAAATTCTAGTGAAGAAAGTGCTGACCCCTCAACTCTGATATCTTTAGCTGCTACTTCTTGGATGGGAAAGTCAACAACAATGAAAAGCTCATTTAGACGGGAAAAACTAAACATTGTGCAATGTAGAAAAAGGACTGAATTCATGGATAAGAGAGATCATTATGATGCTAGATTTGATGTCTCATCTCATGGAAACTCTGAGGTTGCTGTATTGGATTCTAAATTAGAGAAAAGAAATGATAAAAATCTTGGGGATTTGATAATTAGCTATTCAAGATCCAATCCTGCAAGACAGCCTGAGGTTTTGATCAAAAGTGTCACAAATGAGTATTCCACCCCAACTGAGATGCTTGGACAGCTCTATATATCCGCAAGTAATCCTCTGGAGGAATACAGTTTTCTGCCTACAATAGTGACTTTCTTTGCTGATTTTAGAAGCTGGGTTGTGTCTGTTTTGTCAGCAGAAGAAAAAAATACAGACAAACTTGCAGTTAAATGGGATATGAGGAAATCCATAAACGTCAGTTCAGAAAATATGTCGGCTTTCATGCAAGATTCATACTGGTCCGACATAATTGTCAGCTGTGAGGAAGAACTGGCATCAGGTTGGAAAATAACCAATGAATCTCAAAGGATGCAGCAAAGAGAACGCCATGGACATGAACCATCATTTTCTCTTCCCTTCACTTCCATACCTTATAGTCGACCACATTTGCAATATGGTTCCTCAAATCAAAATGATATGCACAAAATGGATGTTCAAAAAATGAATGAGCGTGTTTTAGAGGATGGTCCAAGATATGGCAATAACTTGCAGGTATCTGAAGATGGAAAACCCACAAGCAATTTGATGAAGGTTGCTGATGAGTTCATCCCCACAGCACTGATTTTGAGCTTTCATGAAGCAGATGATATTCCTGCAGAAACTGATCTCGTTAGGATATTTGGGCAATATGGGCCTCTTATGGAAGCAGATACAGAAGTTAAACGGTCAGACAAACATGCTAAAGTTGTTTTCAAGAGGCGTAGTGATGCGGAGGCAGCTTTATGCAGTGCAGGGAAATACAGTTTCTTTGGACCCACCCTCGTGAGTTACAGGCTTAGGGCTTTGTAG